The Rhinoderma darwinii isolate aRhiDar2 chromosome 9, aRhiDar2.hap1, whole genome shotgun sequence sequence cctgcagccacaaatgtaggggacacaggaacccagggacacccctataacctgcagccacaaatgtaggggatacaggaacacccctataacctacagccacaaatgtaggggatacaggaacacccctataacctacagccacaaatgtaggggatacaggaacccagggacacccctataacctgcagccacaaatgtaggggatacaggaacacccctataacctatagtcacaaatgtaggggatacaggaacccaaggacacccctataacctgcagccacaaatgtaggggatacaggaacccaggggcacccctataacctgcagccacaaatgtaagggatacaggaacccaggggcacccctataacctgcagccacaaatgtaggggatacaggaacccaaggacacccctataacctgcagccacaaatgtaggggatacaggaacccaggggcacccctataacctacagtcacaaatgtaggggatacaggaacccaaggacacccctataacctgcagccacaaatgtaggggatacaggaaccagggacacccctataacctgcagccacaaatgtaggggatacaggaacccaggggcacccctataacctgcagccacaaatgtaggggatacaggaacccaggggcacacctataacctgcagccacaaatgtaggggatacaggaacccaggggcacccctataacctgcagccacaaatgtaggggatacaggaacccaggggcacccctataacctacagtcacaaatgtaggggatacaggaacccaaggacacccctataacctgcagccacaaatgtaggggatacaggaacccaggaacacccctataacctacagccacaaatgtaggggatacaggagcACCCCTATaaactgcagccacaaatgtagggggatacaggagcacccctataacctacagccacaaatgtagggggatacaggagcacccctataacctgcagccacaaatgtaggggatacaggaacccaggggcacccctataacctgcagccacaaatgtaggggatacaggaacacccctataacctacagccacaaatgtaggggctACAGGAACCCAGGagcacccctataacctgcagccacaaatgtaggggatacaggaacaccccaataacctgcagccacaaatgtaggggacaCCAGAACCCAGGGACACCCCTATaaactgcagccacaaatgtaggggctACAGGAACCAgggacacccctataacctgcagccacaaatgtaggggatacaggaacacccctataacctacagccacaaatgtaggggatacaggaacccaggggcacccctataacctgcagccacaaatgtaggggatacaggaacccagggacacccctataactttcagccacaaatgtaggggatacaggaacacccctataacctacagccacaaatgtaggggatacaggaacaccCCTATAACttacagccacaaatgtaggggatacaggaacccagggacacccctataacctgcagccacaaatgtaggggatacaggaacactcCTATAACCTACAgtcacaaatgtaggggatacaggaacccaaggacacccctataacctgcagccacaaatgtaggggatacaggaacccagggacacccctataacctgcagccacaaatgtaggggatacaggaacccagggacacccctacaacctacagccacaaatgtaggggatacaggaacacccctaaaacctacagccacaaatgtaggggatacaggaacacccctataacctgcagccacaaatgtaggggatacaggaacccaggggcacccctataacctgcagccacaaatgtaggggatacaggaaaccaggggcacccctataacctgcagccacaaatgtaggggatacaggaacccaaggacacccctataacctgcagccacaaatgtaggggatacaggaaaccaggggcacccctataacctacagtcacaaatgtaggggatacaggaacccaaggacacccctataacctgcagccacaaatgtaggggatacaagAGCACCCCTATaaactgcagccacaaatgtaggggatacaggagcACCCCTATaaactgcagccacaaatgtagggggatacaggagcacccctataacctacagccacaaatgtagaggatacaggaacccaggagCACCCCTATaaactgcagccacaaatgtaggggatacaggaacccatgggcacccctataacctgcagccacaaatgtaggggatacaggaacccaggggcacccctataaactgcagccacaaatgtaggggatacaggaacccaggggcacccctataacctgcagccacaaatgtaggggatacaggaacccatgggcacccctataacctgcagccacaaatgtaggggatacaggaacccagggacacccctataacctgcagccacaaataaGGGAGGGCGCTCGAGCCCTGGGCCGATAGATTTTCAATATTACTTCAAAAATgtgtgtacataaaaaaaaaacaccatgaaaaGTCTTCAAACTGCAGATGTTCTTTACCCCGTCTGGACCAGGCCTTCACCAAGTCTTCTACAGAGGGATCCTGTGCCAGAAACTCAGCTGTAAACAAGGCTGACACCTGGGTCACTCCTCTGATAATACATCTGGACCCTGCCCCTGGTTGCAGCAGCTCGTCCCGTGTGACCTCTCGCCTGGTACCTGCAGCCCCCGCTATTCTACAGAGCGCAACTCCCAGCAGCGATCCCTGAGCGGGAGGCCGGCGTCATAGAGCAGTCAGTGGTCAGCAGCACATCCATTTTATTGTACATTGTATAGACACGGCCCTCACTAGTCCTGCAGCTGACCCGGACTcagcacaaccttctctcctggtTTAAATGCCGGCATTCCAAGATACGGGCAGCTGGCGCAGCGAAACGCGTCTCCCAGGTAGCACTGAAAGACAAAGACAGAGCGCTGACAACACGTCAGATCCGTCAGCGCGTACCACGCCGGCACATCATCAGTCCACCCCTCACAGTCCCTGCAGTCTCCCTCCCCTCTACATGACTGGTCCCTCCAGAAGCACAACCAGTGGCAGGGGAGCTTTGTAGGGTCCCATCCTGGTTTTTGGGGACACAGTCCATGACTCCAGCTGCATAAACAAGCCCGGATACTCCCTACAAATCGCGTACTCACATTACCACATGCGGAGGCGGGGGCAGCGCTCTTCTTTTCCTCCAGATCCTCCGCCAGTCCACACGTGCTGTGGAGATAACAGAAGACATGGCACCAGGACGGGATGCAGCGCGGGGGATGGGGGATCCATGCTACAGGACGCAGCGCTCACCAGTTCTTGCAGGCTTTGCGTTTCTTTTCACTCCCTTCCCCACAGCCACCTCCTCGCAGAGAAGAAGGGGGAGGGGGCTTCTCTAGGTCGTCCTGGTCCAGGAGCTCATCTGAATCCAGGAGATCCTGACGAGAAAACCAAAAACATTTCCTTCAGTTCAATGAAAGCAGCACAGACACCACCGACCTCCCCCCAACCTCTGCCCCAGCCCCCGGCTCCAGCCCACCGACCTCTGCCCCAGCTCCAGCCCACCGACCTCTGCCCCAGCCCGCCAATCCCAGCCCCCGGCTCCAGCCCACCGACCTCTGCCCCAGCCCGCCAATCCCAGCCCCCGGCTCCAGCCCACCGACCTCTGCCCCAGCCCGCCAATCCCAGCCCCCGGCTCCAGCCCACCGACCCCGGCTCCAGCCCACCGACCTCTGCCCCCGGCTCCAGCCCACCGACCTCTGCCCCCGGCTCCAGCCCACCGACCTCTGCCCCCGGCTCCAGCCCACCGACCTCTGCCCCCGGCTCCAGCCCACCGACCTCTGCCCCCGGCTCCAGCCCACCGACCTCTGCCCCCGGCTCCAGCCCACCGACCTCTGCCCCCGGCTCCAGCCCACCGACCTCTGCCCCCGGCTCCAGCCCACCGACCTCTGCCCCCGGCTCCAGCCCACCGACCTCTGCCCCCGGCTCCAGCCCACCGACCTCTGCCCCCGGCCCGCCAAACCCAGCTCCAGCCCACCAATCCCAGCCCCCGGCTCCAGCCCACCGACCTCTGCCCCAGCCCGCCAATCCCAGTCCCCGGCTCCAGCCCACCGACCTCTGCCCCAGCCCCCGGCTCCAGCCCATCGACCTCTGCCCCAGCCCGCCAATCCCAGCCCCCAACCCACCAATCCCAGCTCCAGCCCACTGACCTCTGCCCCAGCCGCCAATCCCAGCCCCCGGCTCCAGCCCACCGACCTCTGCCCCAGCCCGCCAATCCCAGCCCCCGGCTCCAGCCCACCGACCTCTGCCCAGCCCGCCAATCCCAGTCCCCGGCACCAGCCCACCGACCTCTGCCCCAGCCCGCCAATCCCAGCCCCAGCCCACCGACCTCTGCCCCAGCCCGCCAATCCCAGCCCCCAACCCACCAATCCCAGCTCACTGACCTCTGCCCCAGCCCGCCAATCCAGCAACCCAACCCACCTTCTCAAAAACACTGCGTGCCCCATCTTTTACAGGTTTCATTTCCGACTGCGTTATTTGCGTTTGACAAAGCTACTTGAACATGACGCAGCACACGTTACTGTGCCGACCCCTCCATCCAGAAGACCAAACAAGCTCCAAATCTGACCCTCGCTCTCCCATTATGGCCTCCATCCATTAacagattcccccccccccccatatgcgaGACGGAGAAACAACTGACCACGTCCTCGTCATTCATGTCATTGGCCGACAATGTCCAGAGCTTCACGGCAGCCGGATCCGCAGTGGGCTTCCCTGAAACACAAAGCACCAAATTAAAGAACGTGGCCCCGCCCACCGAGGTAACTAACTCCTCCCATAGCGCATCTATGATGTCATCTCACTGTCCCCTCACCGGTCACTGGACGCCTGGAGAGTAACAGCTGCGTGGAGGATCCCACTTCATAGTTTGGTTTTTTAGCTGCTATTGTAAGAGAGGCCACGTGACTGCCGGAGGGTCCCACAAGCTCCCTGACCCCGTCCGCCTGCTGCGAGGACACCGGCTCTTCAAGAATCTACAAAAGGAGAAGAGTTATGAGGACGACGTCCAATCACAGGGCAGCACAACCCCTCCCCCGGGCAAATGTAATTCACAACCACACCCCCAAAGACCAGACTCCGCACCCAGGGGCCTCCGCTCACCACCCCCCAGGACGCACTCACCTGAGTCACTTCCGTAAATCCAGACAATGTGAGAGCGGAGGAGAGACGAGCCGAAGACCGGAACCAAGCGACGTCGGCTGAAGGCCTGGTCCCTAACATCAAACGTACACAACATGGTCAGTGCGGGGGAGGGGCAGCTTTTAGTCAAATGGTCTGAGGGAGGGGGGGTTAGTAGACGGGGGTCACAGCGGATTAGAGGGATTCAGAGGAAATCGACAACTTCCCGCAGCAGAAGACCCCGCTCCCTGCGAGATATTAATATGGATGAAGACTTCAGGGGCGTCCAGTGAGAGCCAATGGGTCAGACTGATACCCCCTCTGCGTCCTCTGTATTTGGAACGTTCCATCTCACCTGTCTGAGGGTCCACGGGCTCCTGGAGCAGTACACTTCCTCCAGGACTCAGGATCCGAGCGACTTCTGCCAAAACGTCTAGACCATGAACAGCAACGCTGCCCGGGACCAAACCAAGGAGGACGGCATCAAAGCTGGAGTCCGTGTGAGCGGCTGCGGGGGAAGAGAGCGTCAATCACGTGACTCCGCCCCCAAGAGACCGCCAGATCAACAACTTACACAACATCAAGCGCTCCACGTTCTCCACGCTGACCCTCCCCCCTGGAGCTACCGCCGCCTGCACCTGAGACACAAACTTCAGCAGAGCGTCCTGAGCGCAGCCGCCATCCCAGGTGACGAGCGCGTGACGAGAGCGCGACAGACGGTCCCTCAAAGCAGCCATCCTGCAAAGAAAAACCTGACGTCATGCCACCGACTATTGTACTGTCAGATCTCTACATCGTTACATAGGTGATAAGTGGCGCTCCGCTCTCCGTCCAGGCCTTCACCGCTGCGTTATTTGTAACCATCACATCGTACCGGTTATAAACGCGGTCAGTGCGTCCACCATTACTACCGcttgtgtgactgctcttaccgcAGGGAACCCTTCCCTCCCCCGCTCCTCCAGACAGATCTCAGAAGtcatacactgaatggccactttattggaCACCGGACGTTTTGTGACCGGTGCGTCCTGTATGGAAATGAGACCCCGGACGCAGCATAAAATCACGCAAGCCGTTTTCTGcggatcagtttcagtgtgaacCTACATTAGAATGGGAGGTGGAAGGGACATCCAACGTGGCGTGGTCCTTGGCGCTAGACTAGCCGGGGCCAGGATTTCAAGAACTGACAACCTTGTGGGGTCTCCCACGTCCCGGTGTGATCGGGGGTCAGAGGGCGTGAGGTACAGGTGGAGCACAGCAGCCGAATAAAACGCTGGCGCTCCAAATAACGTGTCCAACGCACAACTCGCCGttcctcagcacggatggagagaGATCAGACGAGCGGTCCCAGGAAACACAAAGACGAGACTCCAGCAGCCTCGTCACcagaccagaatttggacttcgataccaaaacgagacTTTACCAACAATAAAAAACCACAAACATAACGAGTCCTTCCATTTCCTGATGCGAGGCGCGAGGCGCGAGGCGTTATTACTGCGGCGCCTCCCATTAACAGTAAttacaggggttttccagccactaaaaactgACGGCCTTTGCTCAGGACAAGCCAAGAATAGTGGAGGGGtcggactcccgggacccccgccgatcagctgttttgggaGTGCAGTctcttttgctcgcggcgatccaCCGGTATTGGAGCCttttcctattcacttcaatggttgACGGAGACTGAAATACCGGTGGATCGCCGTGAAATACGGGTCAACGATTCACAGCGAACAAAAGAAACGACGgggaagcagcgctgcactcccaggacagctgatcgacgggggtcccaggagtcaggCCCTGACCCCTCCACTACCGACGGCCAATCCGGAGGAAACCCATCAGTTTTTAGCggctggaaatcccctttaagccCATCACGTACCGCAGTCCTAATGGgcgacattgggttaatgtgtgagatcCATGAGGTTGACGACACCTGGCGCCTCATTAACCCGTCACCCCATCCTTCCCCTCACATAAGGACAACATTGGGGTTAACCCTTtagggacagaacaatttttttgtcCTCTTTGCATTCGGcgctcataactttattattttttgctcGACGTCGCTGTGAGacggttttttgcgggacgagttcggCTTCATTTACGTACCTTTTTTTCATACATTTACATTGTTTAATTTATAGAAATCTTTATTTTGTCaaaactgtagaaaaaaaaacaaaaaccattttCTATTCTtgttgtacagcagggggcgctagaCGTTGGTTgtacaggttattacggtcgcggcgatgccaAATGTGTCTATTATTTTATACATTGGGACTTAAAGTCTAATAAAATGTACTGTTGTGTTTGCTGGGACTGCTTTCTGAGGAGCGATGGGCAATATATGAGGGGACTCCTCAGAGAATCACTATTTAtggccatgagatggatggcggacAGGGCAccgacagtagcgcaatggcgtAAATTGGTCAATGACATACTTCCATCTGAGAAAATAGAAACACCGGGGGAAGCCGGCCAAACTCGATCTGATCTGGAGTGGTTGGTGCTCATGGAATCTCACTCACTGCAGTCCAAGGACTATCGGCGGCTCGGATTCAAGCGGGGGGTGGGAGCGGGTAAAGGAATCGGGTGGACGGCACATCCAAGTGCTCTTTTCTTTGCCGTACGAGATGGTGGGTGCGTTACTGCAGAATATTGGAATGTGGCCACATTATTACGGTTTTCGGGCTGTACTGGATTAAAAGTTTTATTACAATGTTTTTATCAATTTGTATTATGTATAAGTGGTCAGCGAACTACAGTCTGACGCCGTGGAGACCCGcgagtattcccttgtatgtatgGATTCTTCTGATGTAGGCGACGATTGTATAATGTTATCCCGATGTAGGTGACGATTGTATAATGTTATCCCGATGTAGGTGACGGTTGTATAATGTTATCCCGATGTAGGTGACGGttgtataatgttatcctgatgtaGGTGACGGttgtataatgttatcctgatgtaGGTGACGAttgtataatgttatcctgatgtaGGTGACGAttgtataatgttatcctgatgtaGGTGACGAttgtataatgttatcctgatgtactgacgattgtataatgttatcctgatgtaGGCGACGGttgtataatgttatcctgatgtaGGTGACTGttgtataatgttatcctgatgtaGGTGACTGttgtataatgttatcctgatgtaGGTGACTGttgtataatgttatcctgatgtaGGTGACGGttgtataatgttatcctgatgtaGGTGACGATTGAataatgttatcctgatgtaGGTGACGAttgtataatgttatcctgatgtaGGTGACGGttgtataatgttatcctgatgtaGGTGACTGttgtataatgttatcctgatgtaGGTGACGGTTGTATAATGTTATCCCGATGTAGGTGACGGttgtataatgttatcctgatgtaGGTGACGAttgtataatgttatcctgatgtaGGTGACGGttgtataatgttatcctgatgtaGGTGACGAttgtataatgttatcctgatgtaGGTGACGGttgtataatgttatcctgatgtaGGTGACGAttgtataatgttatcctgatgtactgacggttgtataatgttatcctgatgtaGGGGACGGttgtataatgttatcctgatgtactgacgattgtataatgttatcctgatgtaGGTGACGAttgtataatgttatcctgatgtaGGCGACGGttgtataatgttatcctgatgtaGGTGACGGTTGTATAATGTTATCCCGATGTAGGTGACGGTTGTATAATGTTATCCCGATGTAGGTGACGATTGTATAATGTTATCCCGATGTAGGTGACGAttgtataatgttatcctgatgtaGGTGACGAttgtataatgttatcctgatgtaGGTGACGAttgtataatgttatcctgatgtaGGTGACGAttgtataatgttatcctgatgtaGGTGACGAttgtataatgttatcctgatgtaGGTGACGAttgtataatgttatcctgatgtaCTGACGATTGTATAATGCTATCCTGATGTAGGTGACGGTTGTATAATGTTATCCCGATGTAGGTGACGAttgtataatgttatcctgatgtaGGTGACGATTGTATAATGTTATCCCGATGTAGGTGACGAttgtataatgttatcctgatgtaGGTGACGAttgtataatgttatcctgatgtaGGTGACGAttgtataatgttatcctgatgtactgacgattgtataatgttatcctgatgtaGGTGACGGttgtataatgttatcctgatgtaGGTGACGAttgtataatgttatcctgatgtactgacgattgtataatgttatcctgatgtaGGTGACGGttgtataatgttatcctgatgtaGGTGACGAttgtataatgttatcctgatgtaCTGACGATTGTATAATGCTATCCTGATGTAGGTGACGGttgtataatgttatcctgatgtaGGTGACGGttgtataatgttatcctgatgtaGGTGACGGttgtataatgttatcctgatgtaGGTGACGGttgtataatgttatcctgatgtaGGTGACGGttgtataatgttatcctgatgtaGGTGACGGttgtataatgttatcctgatgtaGGTGACGGttgtataatgttatcctgatgtaGGTGACGGttgtataatgttatcctgatgtaGGTGACGGttgtataatgttatcctgatgtaGGTGACGGttgtataatgttatcctgatgtaGGTGACGGttgtataatgttatcctgatgtaGGTGACGATTGTATAATGTTATCCCGATGTAGGCGACGAttgtataatgttatcctgatgtaGGCGACGAttgtataatgttatcctgatgtaGGTGACGGttgtataatgttatcctgatgtaGGCGACGAttgtataatgttatcctgatgtaGGTGACGAttgtataatgttatcctgatgtaGGTGACGGttgtataatgttatcctgatgtaGGTGACGAttgtataatgttatcctgatgtaGGTGACGGttgtataatgttatcctgatgtaGGTGACGGTTGTATAATGTTATCCCGATGTAGGTGACGGttgtataatgttatcctgatgtaGGTGACGGttgtataatgttatcctgatgtaGGTGACGGttgtataatgttatcctgatgtaGGTGACGGttgtataatgttatcctgatgtaGGTGACGAttgtataatgttatcctgatgtaGGTGACGGttgtataatgttatcctgatgtaGGCGACGAttgtataatgttatcctgatgtaGGTGACGGttgtataatgttatcctgatgtaGGTGACGGttgtataatgttatcctgatgtaGGTGACGGttgtataatgttatcctgatgtaGGCGACGGttgtataatgttatcctgatgtaGGTGACGGttgtataatgttatcctgatgtaGGTGACGAttgtataatgttatcctgatgtaGGTGACGGttgtataatgttatcctgatgtaGGTGACGGttgtataatgttatcctgatgtaGGTGACGAttgtataatgttatcctgatgtaGGTGACGGttgtataatgttatcctgatgtaGGTGACGATTGTATAATGTTATCCCGATGTAGGTGACGGttgtataatgttatcctgatgtaGGTGACGAttgtataatgttatcctgatgtaGGTGACGGttgtataatgttatcctgatgtaGGTGACGGttgtataatgttatcctgatgtaGGTGACGGTTTGACTGACtgttattttcaataaaacgagttttttacagattttgtttttatttaacgaaacttttata is a genomic window containing:
- the CIAPIN1 gene encoding anamorsin; translation: MAALRDRLSRSRHALVTWDGGCAQDALLKFVSQVQAAVAPGGRVSVENVERLMLSAHTDSSFDAVLLGLVPGSVAVHGLDVLAEVARILSPGGSVLLQEPVDPQTGTRPSADVAWFRSSARLSSALTLSGFTEVTQILEEPVSSQQADGVRELVGPSGSHVASLTIAAKKPNYEVGSSTQLLLSRRPVTGKPTADPAAVKLWTLSANDMNDEDVDLLDSDELLDQDDLEKPPPPSSLRGGGCGEGSEKKRKACKNCTCGLAEDLEEKKSAAPASACGNCYLGDAFRCASCPYLGMPAFKPGEKVVLSPGQLQD